Proteins from a single region of Anastrepha ludens isolate Willacy chromosome 5, idAnaLude1.1, whole genome shotgun sequence:
- the LOC128864465 gene encoding histone H2B yields the protein MPPKTSGKAAKKAGKAQKNITKNDKKKKRKRKESYAIYIYKVLKQVHPDTGISSKAMSIMNSFVNDIFERIAAEASRLAHYNKRSTITSREIQTAVRLLLPGELAKHAVSEGTKAVTKYTSSK from the coding sequence atgccgccaaaaactagtggaaaagcagcaaagaaagccggtaaggctcaaaagaatattactaaaaatgataagaaaaaaaagcgtAAGAGGAAGGAAAGTTATGCTATCTACATCTACAAAGTGTTGAAACAAGTACATCCTGATACCGGTATTTCATCCAAGGCCATGagcattatgaatagttttgtgaatgacatctttgagcgcattgctgcggaagcgtcgcgtttagctcactataacaaacgttcaaccatcaccagtcgcgaaattcaaactgctgtacgtttactcttgcccggtgaattggccaaacatgccgtcagtgaaggtaccaaagctgttaccaaatataccagttccaaataa
- the LOC128864646 gene encoding uncharacterized protein LOC128864646: MTGRGKGGKGLGKGGAKRHRKVLRDNIQGITKPAIRRLARRGGVKRISGLIYEETRGVLKVFLENVIRDAVTYTEHAKRKTVTAMDVVYALKRQGRTLYGANSKYQKMTGRGKGGKGLGKGGAKRHRKVLRDNIQGITKPAIRRLARRGGVKRISGLIYEETRGVLKVFLENVIRDAVTYTEHAKRKTVTAMDVVYALKRQGRTLYGFGG; this comes from the exons atgactggtcgcggcaaaggtggtaaaggtttgggaaaaggtggtgccaaacgccatcgcaaagttttacgtgataacatccaaggtatcactaaaccagctattcgacgtttagctcgtcgtggtggtgtaaaacgtatatctggtttgatatatgaagaaactcgtggtgttttaaaagtatttttggagaatgttatccgtgatgcagttacctatactgaacatgccaaaaggaaaacagttacagctatggatgttgtgtacgctttaaagagacaaggccgtactttatacggt gcaaatagtaaatatcaaaaaatgactggtcgcggcaaaggtggtaaaggtttgggaaaaggtggtgccaaacgccatcgcaaagttttacgtgataacatccaaggtatcactaaaccagctattcgacgtttagctcgtcgtggtggtgtaaaacgtatatctggtttgatatatgaagagactcgtggtgttttaaaagtatttttggagaatgttatccgtgatgcagttacctatactgaacatgccaaaaggaaaacagttacagctatggatgttgtgtacgctttaaagagacaaggccgtactttatacggtttcggcggttaa